One window of Microcoleus vaginatus PCC 9802 genomic DNA carries:
- the acnB gene encoding bifunctional aconitate hydratase 2/2-methylisocitrate dehydratase, which translates to MLESYRRNAAERAALGIPPLPLDAQQTSELCELLKNPPAGEEETLIELLRDRVPPGVDNAAYVKAGFLTGIAKGEIHSPLIAPKWAVYLLGTMMGGYNVQSLIDLLNPTAEVAIPATAARALSKTLLVFDAFHDVIALSDTNPYAKQVVDSWADAEWFTGRPVLPEAITVTVLKVPGETNTDDLSPAPDATTRPDIPLHALAMLESKMPGTLQTIAHLKQKGHPVAYVGDVVGTGSSRKSAINSVLWHIGNDIPFVPNKRSGGYILGSAIAPIFFNTAEDSGALPIECDVSKMETGMVITIHPYKGEITNEAGEIISTFTLKPDTILDEVRAGGRIPLLIGRTLTDKTRAALGLEPSTIFTRPTIPVDTGKGFTLAQKMVGKACGLSGVRPGTSCEPVMTTVGSQDTTGPMTRDELKELACLGFSADLVIQSFCHTAAYPKPVDVKTHHELPDFISERGGIALRPGDGIIHSWLNRMLLPDTVGTGGDSHTRFPLGISFPAGSGLVAFAAALGVMPLDMPESVLVRFKGELQPGVTLRDVVNAIPYVAIQKGLLTVEKQNKKNIFSGRIMEIEGLPNLKVEQAFELTDATAERSCAGCTIKLSVETVSEYIRSNVALLKNMVARGYQDARTMMRRVAKMEEWLANPVLLEADADAEYVEVIEIDLNEIKEPIVAAPNDPDNVKLLSEVAGDRVDEVFVGSCMTNIGHYRATAKVLEGAGEVKTRLWICPPTRMDEQQLKEEGFYSIFGAAGARTEMPGCSLCMGNQARVKDATTVFSTSTRNFNNRMGKDAQVYLGSAELAAVCSLLGRIPTVQEYNEIVAKRIDPFAGDLYRYLNFDQIAGFEDEGRVIALEDMPRIEDILGIPDGVLSK; encoded by the coding sequence ATGCTTGAATCTTACCGCCGTAACGCTGCCGAACGGGCGGCTTTGGGAATTCCACCGTTGCCGCTAGACGCCCAGCAAACATCGGAACTGTGTGAACTGCTGAAAAATCCGCCGGCTGGAGAAGAAGAAACGTTAATAGAATTGTTGCGCGATCGCGTCCCGCCCGGAGTAGACAACGCCGCCTACGTCAAAGCTGGTTTTTTAACGGGCATTGCTAAAGGGGAAATCCACAGCCCCCTAATTGCTCCCAAATGGGCCGTTTACCTGCTGGGGACAATGATGGGCGGTTACAACGTCCAATCTTTAATCGATTTACTTAATCCCACTGCCGAGGTCGCCATTCCCGCCACCGCAGCCCGGGCACTGAGCAAAACGTTGTTAGTATTCGACGCTTTCCACGACGTTATAGCTTTGTCTGATACCAATCCCTACGCCAAGCAGGTAGTCGATTCTTGGGCGGATGCCGAGTGGTTTACGGGTCGTCCTGTGTTGCCAGAAGCGATTACCGTTACAGTGCTCAAAGTTCCTGGAGAAACGAATACTGACGACTTGTCGCCAGCACCTGATGCTACCACGCGGCCCGATATTCCCCTGCACGCTTTGGCGATGCTGGAGAGTAAGATGCCAGGAACCTTGCAAACCATTGCACACTTGAAGCAAAAAGGCCATCCCGTAGCCTATGTTGGTGATGTTGTCGGCACCGGTTCCTCGCGGAAATCGGCGATTAATTCTGTGCTGTGGCACATTGGCAATGATATTCCGTTTGTGCCTAACAAGCGCAGTGGCGGTTATATTTTAGGAAGTGCGATCGCCCCGATTTTCTTCAATACCGCTGAAGATTCCGGCGCTTTGCCGATCGAATGCGATGTCTCCAAAATGGAAACAGGAATGGTAATTACCATCCATCCATACAAAGGCGAAATCACCAACGAAGCCGGAGAAATCATCTCCACCTTCACCCTCAAACCCGACACCATTTTAGACGAAGTTCGCGCCGGTGGTCGAATTCCGCTATTAATTGGACGAACTTTAACGGACAAAACTCGCGCAGCTTTAGGACTAGAACCCAGCACTATTTTTACCCGTCCTACAATCCCAGTAGATACGGGCAAAGGCTTCACTTTAGCACAAAAAATGGTAGGCAAAGCTTGCGGTTTGTCCGGCGTTCGTCCCGGTACATCTTGCGAACCAGTCATGACAACAGTCGGCTCGCAAGATACCACCGGGCCGATGACTCGGGACGAATTGAAAGAACTTGCTTGTTTGGGATTTAGCGCCGATTTGGTAATTCAAAGTTTCTGCCACACCGCCGCTTATCCGAAACCAGTTGATGTCAAAACTCACCATGAATTACCCGATTTCATCTCAGAGCGGGGCGGCATAGCTTTGCGTCCCGGAGACGGCATAATTCACTCCTGGCTGAATCGAATGTTATTGCCGGATACAGTGGGAACTGGCGGCGATTCTCACACTCGTTTTCCTTTGGGAATTTCCTTTCCTGCGGGTTCGGGATTAGTGGCATTTGCTGCTGCTTTGGGCGTCATGCCTTTGGATATGCCGGAATCGGTTTTAGTGCGGTTTAAAGGTGAATTGCAGCCGGGAGTAACGCTCAGGGATGTGGTGAATGCCATTCCCTATGTAGCAATTCAAAAAGGTTTGCTAACCGTCGAGAAACAGAACAAGAAAAACATCTTTTCTGGGCGGATTATGGAGATTGAAGGTTTGCCGAATTTGAAGGTCGAGCAGGCTTTTGAATTGACCGATGCGACTGCTGAGCGTTCTTGTGCTGGATGCACGATTAAACTGAGCGTGGAGACTGTTTCTGAGTACATTCGTTCTAATGTCGCGCTGCTGAAAAACATGGTGGCGCGGGGCTATCAAGATGCGCGGACGATGATGCGCCGGGTAGCGAAGATGGAGGAATGGCTGGCAAATCCGGTACTGCTGGAGGCTGATGCTGATGCGGAATATGTGGAGGTAATCGAGATCGATCTGAACGAGATTAAAGAGCCCATTGTGGCTGCTCCCAATGACCCGGATAATGTTAAGTTGTTGAGTGAGGTTGCGGGCGATCGCGTTGACGAAGTATTTGTCGGTTCCTGCATGACAAATATCGGTCACTACCGCGCCACTGCAAAGGTGTTGGAAGGTGCAGGGGAAGTGAAAACTCGCCTGTGGATTTGTCCGCCAACTCGGATGGACGAACAGCAACTCAAAGAAGAAGGTTTCTACAGCATTTTTGGAGCCGCTGGAGCTCGCACAGAAATGCCCGGTTGCAGTCTTTGTATGGGCAATCAAGCGCGGGTTAAAGATGCCACAACGGTTTTTTCAACTTCTACTCGCAACTTTAACAACCGCATGGGCAAAGATGCACAAGTTTATCTTGGTTCAGCGGAATTGGCGGCAGTTTGTTCGCTGTTAGGTCGCATTCCTACAGTCCAAGAATACAATGAGATTGTGGCGAAGAGAATCGATCCTTTTGCTGGCGATTTGTATCGGTATTTGAATTTCGATCAAATTGCTGGTTTTGAGGATGAAGGGCGAGTGATTGCTTTGGAAGATATGCCTCGAATTGAGGATATTTTGGGAATTCCCGATGGTGTATTGAGCAAGTAA